The DNA window CCCCAGGAGGGGTGGGGCGCAGTGAGCGCTCACTGAACTACCATGTCTTCGGAACACGAGCGACAGCAATCGCGACTACGTGACGAACAAAGAGAGCAATCAAGCGAAGCGCCGTGGTCAGATCTCGAATTGACGATTCCCAACGACAGAAGTCAGCTCTCCATCGTCTCATTTGTCGAGTGTGTCCTCGTGGAACTCACCCACGAAGAGGTTGGTGCGGAGTACGTCTCGACCAACGTGTGGGGAGCAAAGCGAACCCAGTTCATCGCCATCGACGACAACGGCGAGATATTCCGGAAACGGCACTACGACGAGCGACTTGGGTGGCACGAATCGACGGTCAGTCGGCGGGCTGTTCGCAAGAATCTCATTACCCGACTCACCCGGTCGTCGTCGCGAACAACTGATCGCAGTCACGACGTGCCGGTCGACGACCCAGATACGTTCAGCGTCAAACTCACTCGAAAGCTCCGGTTGCACTGACCTGCGTGAGTTAACCAACAACTCTCTGAGTCCGGGGCTGTTGTTGGTTAATATCGTGCTCCTCTCGAAGCCAACAGCCGGTACCTGGTACGCTACACAGCTCAGGAAACTATTCCCCGAAGTAAGAATTATATTCTTCGCCCTACAATCCTGAATATGTCCGAAACAGACGCCGCCGATGGGCCACCCCCCTTCGAGGATGCGTTCGCCAGCGACGACGTCGAACAACGCATCTACGGCACCATCCTGCAGACCCGCGAGCCGACGACGGCGAGCTCGATCGCCGACAGCGCCGACTGTGACCCCAAGACCGCCCGGAAGTACCTTGGCTGGTTCGACGATTTGGGAATCGTCACTCGACACGATGGCCATCCGGCCACCTACGAACGGAATGACGCGTATTTTGAGTGGCGACGCATCAATCAGCTCGCAGCCGACCATTCCGTCGAGGACCTACAGGATCGCGTTCGTGAGCTGACGACGCGCATCACCGAGTACGAGGCGACGTACGACGCCGCGTCACCGGCCGCAGTCGACGCCGTCGACGCCGCGGAGGCCAGCGACGAGCGGACCATCGACGACGTGTACAGCGACCTCGGCGACTGGGCGACCGCCCGTGAGGAGCGTGACCGCTACGAACGCGCGCGCCAGCAACGCACGGGTGGCGAGCGCGAACAGGCGTCCGGGTAGCCCGCTCGATGGTGCCACCGACAGGCGATGGCGGGAGCCCTGCCCCCATCGATCGTCCCATCCTCGAGTTCCTCCAGACGCGGCTCCAAGCGACGAGGCAGGTCTCCCGAGCAACCGTCACGGATACAAGCGGCCATCTCGAGCTTCAGGTCGTCTTTGCCCCGTCGTACTACCCGGCAGCCGTCGACGAGGCGCAGTTGACGGTTCGTTGGTACACGAACGACGACTTCAACTGAAACGGGAGCGCGGAGTCCTCTCCCTCAAGGAATGAGCGAAGCGAGTAAGTAGGGAGGGAGGGAGAAATGCGCTCGATGGGCTACAAACACTGTTATTTAAGTAGCCAAAGATACCCATTGAAACTGTGGCAGACGACTACGTGCGTCG is part of the Halosolutus amylolyticus genome and encodes:
- a CDS encoding DUF7342 family protein is translated as MSETDAADGPPPFEDAFASDDVEQRIYGTILQTREPTTASSIADSADCDPKTARKYLGWFDDLGIVTRHDGHPATYERNDAYFEWRRINQLAADHSVEDLQDRVRELTTRITEYEATYDAASPAAVDAVDAAEASDERTIDDVYSDLGDWATAREERDRYERARQQRTGGEREQASG